One segment of Cydia splendana chromosome 22, ilCydSple1.2, whole genome shotgun sequence DNA contains the following:
- the LOC134801452 gene encoding uncharacterized protein LOC134801452 translates to MILYISLCFILIVLADPLPGKHVPLESYESELEREHALPTSVPNADILKTNSNPTYHKPRPPQNYGAAVLARVGDGAVPSYAPPNRAFFTPPLPPEYRNPFADKPTLRGTNTDGNNYLNRRPIPPPSLGPGHERIPIRPPGQETSSPQVPAPPPAPPLPPAGIEPQKKKPLNTPSHKPEELDSDIKHGSDQANFTDFVPNSLNIPTISRILSGSNGRKEDIPDVLLRTVTAKPQHTEKTSKSDIYVTKEGVTLSDANRDSSTEGSVLAVLDPEMNNLDRPLIVDQNGETNTRRNLQYSTNKDRNESRNDEFTPATTVHFDLKDPEMSTERYHNLANVNLDKKNLKQDSKNGPVQRAGVTWPFAWNVHIYLATVIFTILAVFSIFKIICYNKFTHLFTQYYFIILHLILVFVCLMRIFYMCYDPYNINNSLPVFLSEILLHVPEIFLSIAFSCTILFLLTNSINFKNTCCSFLFRSRTIIVGGGLHLLSCLMLHIFENSNTIYRTPQGVEKRVLGLTCQIIFIMACLTLGLCYLYVYKMLKSILQKKSHTYIHGFQNLYQAIHINLATALLFVLMATLQIYGIFGISQVNMTKFNWLQWGYQFSLRLIEICIVALISWVISLKVGIVASLQHEKADGQKISGLGLFPCTAGSSNEQFESDYPAICNTNTNLHTYTLRTGKPIYESAGHHPNLPDPCCGGPAMEHPRFLNTIGGACDNNSGTENYSGHSSIANAGHSSSTESSNATSSQGVTNHLIKHHPNMAGYNGMESASDDHYSNCDPAIQSLQGDDPLDHEYNVIQYGSNSDFIRDIKNQNYNGGSNRSSHNFKHMSYDRVSSRTNSNPRKKHRAKNKNVQNCMTMGYDASMAHHYHQPHMPDEYGNYNTENASYHASGIQTLNPNRSYGDGCQRSSQRRNSPSTSAANSSGSQKRGKNNGFPDRPKSTDLYGFSEDPNERSYPCALAPQPAPRNCGYEASYSQPQDEVNPNEAEGNSMLVAQDGFVRFRPLEDGPSQT, encoded by the exons CGGACCCGTTGCCAGGCAAGCACGTGCCGCTGGAGAGCTATGAGAGCGAACTTGAGCGCGAGCACGCGCTCCCCACATCCGTGCCAAATGCGGACATACTCAAGACCAACAGCAACCCGACTTATCACAAGCCTAG GCCGCCACAGAACTACGGCGCGGCGGTGCTGGCGCGGGTGGGCGACGGCGCGGTGCCCTCCTACGCGCCCCCCAACCGCGCCTTCTTCACCCCCCCGCTGCCCCCTGAGTACAGGAACCCGTTCGCTGACAAGCCTACACTTAGAG GCACAAACACAGACGGGAACAACTACCTTAACCGGAGGCCTATCCCTCCTCCGTCTCTCGGGCCAGGCCACGAGAGGATACCCATCAGGCCTCCAGGACAG GAGACCTCGTCGCCTCAAGTACCAGCACCCCCTCCTGCGCCGCCCCTGCCGCCGGCCGGCATCGAACCGCAGAAGAAAAAACCACTCAACACCCCTAGCCATAAG CCTGAAGAACTAGACAGTGACATAAAGCATGGCTCGGACCAGGCCAACTTCACAGACTTCGTGCCAAACTCGCTCAACATCCCAACCATCTCCCGCATCCTCTCCGGATCCAACGGACGCAAGGAGGACATTCCCGACGTCCTCCTCAGGACCGTCACCGCCAAACCTCAACACACCGAGAAAACCTCCAAGAGTGACATCTACGTCACCAAAGAAGGTGTCACCCTCAGCGACGCCAACAGAGACAGCTCCACTGAAGGATCAGTCCTCGCCGTCTTGGACCCAGAAATGAACAACCTAGATAGACCTCTAATCGTCGACCAAAATGGAGAAACGAATACTAGAAGAAACCTCCAATACTCGACTAATAAAGACAGAAACGAGAGCAGAAACGACGAATTCACACCAGCGACGACTGTGCATTTCGATCTCAAAGATCCTGAAATGTCCACGGAAAGATACCATAATTTAGCCAACGTCAATTTGGATAAGAAGAATCTTAAGCAAGACTCGAAGAATGGACCAGTGCAGAGAGCAGGAGTCACCTGGCCTTTCGCCTGGAacgtacatatttatttagCGACAGTTATTTTTACAATCCTAGCCGTATTCTCTATATTTAAGATCATATGCTATAATAAGTTCACGCACCTCTTCACCCAGTACTACTTTATTATACTACACTTAATCTTAGTGTTTGTATGTCTAATGAGGATATTCTACATGTGCTACGATCCTTATAATATCAACAATTCGTTGCCAGTTTTTCTTAGTGAGATCCTGTTACATGTCCCAGAAATATTCCTGAGCATTGCTTTCTCTTGCACCATCCTGTTCCTATTAACCAATAGCATCAACTTCAAGAACACTTGCTGTTCTTTCCTGTTCCGTTCGAGAACAATCATCGTCGGAGGTGGTCTCCATCTCCTCTCGTGTCTGATGTTGCATATCTTTGAAAATAGTAATACAATTTATAGGACTCCGCAGGGAGTAGAAAAAAGGGTATTAGGTCTAACTTgtcaaataatatttatcatggCATGCCTGACGCTAGGTCTGTGCTATCTCTATGTATATAAAATGCTCAAGTCCATTCTTCAAAAGAAAAGCCACACGTATATACACGGCTTCCAGAATTTATACCAGGCTATTCATATAAATCTGGCGACAGCATTGCTGTTCGTTCTAATGGCCACTCTTCAAATATACGGTATCTTTGGAATAAGTCAAGTCAATATGACGAAATTCAACTGGCTTCAATGGGGCTACCAATTCTCGTTGCGTCTTATCGAGATTTGCATCGTAGCCCTTATCTCCTGGGTCATAAGTCTCAAAGTCGGTATCGTGGCTTCTCTACAGCATGAGAAGGCTGACGGGCAGAAAATATCTGGTTTAGGCTTGTTCCCTTGCACGGCTGGGTCTAGCAACGAGCAGTTCGAATCAGACTATCCCGCCATTTGTAACACCAATACGAATCTACATACGTATACTTTAAGAACTGGCAAGCCGATCTATGAATCAGCCGGCCATCATCCGAACCTGCCCGATCCTTGCTGCGGGGGACCAGCAATGGAACACCCGAGGTTTCTGAACACTATTGGGGGCGCTTGCGACAATAATTCTGGAACTGAAAACTATTCCGGACACAGTTCCATAGCCAACGCTGGTCATAGCAGCTCAACGGAATCCAGCAACGCTACATCCAGCCAAGGTGTGACCAATCATTTGATCAAACACCATCCAAACATGGCCGGTTACAACGGCATGGAATCCGCGTCTGACGACCACTATTCCAACTGCGACCCCGCCATCCAATCCTTACAAGGAGACGACCCATTAGACCACGAATATAATGTCATACAGTACGGCAGCAACAGCGACTTCATTCGTGACATCAAAAACCAGAACTACAACGGCGGTTCAAACAGAAGTTCGCACAACTTCAAACACATGTCGTACGATAGGGTATCCTCTAGAACGAACAGCAATCCTCGAAAGAAGCATAGAGCGAAGAACAAGAACGTCCAGAACTGTATGACTATGGGTTACGACGCATCGATGGCGCATCATTACCACCAGCCCCATATGCCTGATGAATACGGGAATTATAACACAGAGAACGCGTCCTACCATGCCTCGGGCATCCAAACCCTTAACCCTAACAGGAGTTACGGGGACGGATGCCAACGGAGTTCCCAACGACGGAATTCCCCCTCTACGTCCGCCGCTAACTCCAGTGGGAGTCAGAAAAGGGGGAAGAACAACGGATTCCCTGATAGGCCTAAGTCCACAGACTTGTACGGGTTTTCCGAAGACCCTAACGAGAGGAGCTACCCTTGCGCGTTAGCTCCTCAACCGGCTCCGAGGAATTGCGGGTATGAAGCCTCATACTCCCAGCCTCAGGACGAGGTAAACCCTAACGAAGCTGAGGGGAACAGTATGCTGGTAGCTCAGGACGGCTTCGTGAGATTCCGGCCTTTGGAAGACGGTCCCTCGCAAACCTGA